A window of Ictidomys tridecemlineatus isolate mIctTri1 chromosome 1, mIctTri1.hap1, whole genome shotgun sequence contains these coding sequences:
- the Anxa11 gene encoding annexin A11 produces MSYPGYPPPPGGYPPVAPGGGAWGGAGYPPPSMPPIGLDNVANYAGQFNQDYLSGMAANMSGTFGGANVPNMYPGAPGGGYPPVPPGGFGQPPPAQQPVPPYGMYPPPGGNPPSGMPSYPPYPGAPVPGQPMPPPGQQPPGAYPGQPPMTYPGQSPMPPPGQQPQPSYPGYPSSGTVTPAVAPAQFGNRGTITDASGFDPLRDAEVLRKAMKGFGTDEQAIIDCLGSRSNKQRQQILLSFKTAYGKDLIKDLKSELSGNFEKTILALMKTPVLFDVYEIKEAIKGAGTDEACLIEILASRSNEHIRELSRAYKTEFKKTLEEAIRSDTSGHFQRLLISLSQGNRDESTNVDMSLVQRDVQELYAAGENRLGTDESKFNAILCSRSRAHLVAVFNEYQRMTGRDIEKSICREMSGDLEQGMLAVVKCLKNTPAFFAERLNRAMRGAGTKDRTLIRIMVSRSEIDLLDIRAEYKRMYGKSLYHDITGDTSGDYRKILLKICGGND; encoded by the exons ATGAGCTACCCAGGCTATCCCCCACCTCCTGGTGGCTACCCCCCAGTTGCACCAG GTGGTGGTGCCTGGGGCGGAGCTGGCTACCCCCCACCCAGCATGCCCCCCATTGGGCTGGATAACGTGGCCAACTACGCCGGGCAGTTCAACCAGGACTACCTCTCAGGAATG GCAGCCAACATGTCTGGGACATTCGGAGGAGCCAACGTGCCAAACATGTACCCTGGGGCCCCTGGGGGTGGTTACCCTCCAGTCCCTCCTGGGGGCTTCGGGCAGCCCCCTCCAGCCCAGCAGCCTGTTCCTCCATATGGAATGTACCCGCCCCCTGGAGGAAACCCACCTTCTGGGATGCCCTCATATCCACCGTACCCAGGGGCCCCTGTGCCAGGCCAGCCCATGCCACCCCCTGGGCAGCAGCCCCCAGGGGCTTATCCTGGGCAGCCACCAATGACCTACCCTGGGCAGTCACCAATGCCACCGCCAGGGCAGCAGCCTCAACCAAGCTACCCAGGATACCCAAGCTCTGGGACTGTCACTCCTGCTGTCGCCCCAGCTCAG TTTGGAAACCGAGGCACCATCACAGATGCTTCTGGCTTTGACCCCTTGCGAGATGCCGAGGTCTTACGGAAGGCCATGAAGGGCTTTG GGACTGATGAGCAGGCCATCATCGACTGCTTGGGGAGTCGCTCCAACAAGCAGCGGCAACAGATCCTCCTGTCCTTCAAGACAGCTTATGGCAAG GATTTGATCAAAGACTTGAAATCTGAGCTGTCAGGAAACTTTGAGAAGACTATCTTGGCTCTGATGAAGACCCCAGTCCTGTTTGATGTGTATGAGATAAAGGAAGCCATCAAG GGGGCTGGCACTGACGAAGCCTGCCTGATTGAGATCCTCGCTTCCCGCAGCAATGAGCACATCCGGGAACTGAGCAGAGCCTACAAAACAG AATTCAAAAAGACCCTGGAGGAGGCCATCCGAAGTGACACGTCAGGGCACTTCCAGCGGctcctcatctctctctctcag GGAAACCGGGATGAAAGCACCAATGTGGACATGTCCCTCGTCCAGAGAGATGTGCAG GAGCTGTATGCGGCTGGGGAGAACCGCCTGGGAACAGACGAGTCCAAGTTCAATGCAATTCTGTGTTCCCGGAGCCGGGCCCACCTGGTGGCAG TTTTCAACGAGTACCAGAGGATGACAGGTCGAGACATTGAGAAGAGCATCTGCCGGGAGATGTCCGGGGACCTGGAGCAGGGCATGCTGGCCGTGG TGAAATGTCTCAAGAATACTCCAGCTTTCTTTGCTGAAAGGCTCAACAGGGCCATGAGG GGAGCAGGAACGAAGGACAGGACCCTGATTCGCATCATGGTGTCTCGCAGTGAGATCGACCTCCTGGACATCAGAGCAGAGTATAAGCGGATGTATGGCAAGTCGCTCTACCACGACATCACG